A section of the Triticum dicoccoides isolate Atlit2015 ecotype Zavitan chromosome 7A, WEW_v2.0, whole genome shotgun sequence genome encodes:
- the LOC119334738 gene encoding protein CYCLOPS-like, which translates to MEMEGRGLSDLFRNTSEEIFLKAVMENSIGVAAPPSMEMMGFRNMTQSFREDSEELFNSWLMNGEIPGFSHLNNRPRQPSRLSSEAGAFPNQQHDIARQNFLADNLIPENCAVPPEYTNNHNQQPLKNAAEKGMQASDLLLAKTWFHCTQPMTRSRSSELRRRYAAMQSNVSPITTGTMRAANQLRLDFTNTNAANSTPMGSTPLQTSTFVSPSCSSTSPLDNPHMLAQDTVTSVVSMLKDTLERKKLSSPANRDMPHGNPFGFYDNQQFQHNILGGTDMFPLVTNGHVQDSLMLPEVERPTEPNAENFVAPASQIWISAASREPSQSGSSNALTAQSAGFEVCDELRPMGQSLSMCESTRKNVANGTADCRSNSKDYREKVLKDNLKDERKRVALTRMGSISSEQAVDRGDPTKKRRVERTRKMAEAKERSSTPVIPTDMQAVLKRCENLEKEVRSLKLNLSFMNRKDSEQTKQIEDLQKQNEDMVEEKERLIEEIERMASDSTA; encoded by the exons ATGGAGATGGAGGGCCGGGGTCTGTCTGACCTGTTCAGGAACACCAGCGAGGAGATCTTCCTCAAGGCGGTGATGGAGAACTCGATCGGAGTGGCAGCACCGCCGAGCATGGAGATGATGGGGTTCAGAAACATGACACAGAGCTTCAGAGAAGACAGCGAGGAGTTGTTCAACAGCTGGCTGATGAATGGAGAG ATTCCAGGCTTTAGTCACCTGAATAATCGGCCTCGACAACCATCTAG GTTGTCATCAGAGGCAGGTGCCTTTCCTAATCAACAACATGACATTGCTCGACAAAATTTTCTCGCCGACAACTTGATCCCTGAGAATTGTGCAGTTCCTCCTGAATACACGAATAACCATAACCAGCAACCACTCAA GAATGCAGCAGAGAAAGGGATGCAAGCCAGTGATCTACTTTTGGCAAAG ACCTGGTTTCACTGCACTCAACCAATGACTAGAAGCAGATCTTCAGAACTGAG GAGGCGATATGCTGCAATGCAAAGTAATGTGTCACCAATAACTACAGGAACTATGAGAGCAGCAAACCAATTGAGATTAGATTTTACCAACACAAATGCAGCAAATAGTACCCCAATGGGCAGCACTCCACTTCAGACTTCGACATTTGTATCTCCTTCATGTTCATCGACTTCCCCCTTGGACAATCCTCATATGCTTGCACAAGATACTGTTACATCAGTGGTGAGCATGCTCAAGGATACGCTCGAGCGTAAGAAGCTCAGTAGCCCTGCCAACAGAGACATGCCACATGGCAACCCTTTTGGGTTTTACGACAACCAGCAGTTTCAACACAACATTCTTGGAGGAACAGATATGTTCCCCTTGGTGACCAATGGACATGTTCAGGACTCCCTGATGCTTCCTGAAGTCGAGAGGCCCACAGAACCAAATGCTGAGAACTTTGTTGCCCCCGCAAGCCAGATTTGGATCAGTGCAGCGTCTCGTGAACCTTCACAGAGTGGATCGTCTAATGCTCTGACGGCTCAGTCAGCCGGTTTTGAAGTATGTGATGAGCTACGTCCTATGGGGCAATCATTGTCTATGTGTGAGAGCACTAGGAAAAATGTTGCAAATGGAACAGCTGACTGCAGATCAAACAGCAAAG ATTACAGAGAGAAGGTACTAAAAGATAATTTGAAGGATGAAAGAAAG AGAGTGGCCCTGACACGAATGGGATCCATCTCATCAGAACAAGCAG TTGATAGAGGAGATCCTACGAAGAAACGCAGGGTTGAGCGCACACGCAA AATGGCAGAAGCAAAGGAAAGAAGTTCGACCCCGGTAATACCAACTGACATGCAAGCGGTCCTCAAGCGCTGCGAAAACCTAGAGAAGGAGGTCAGGTCACTAAAGCTTAACTTGTCATTCATGAACCG GAAGGATTCAGAACAGACGAAGCAGATCGAGGATCTTCAGAAGCAAAACGAGGACATGGTGGAAGAGAAGGAGAGGCTGATAGAGGAGATCGAACGAATGGCCTCCGACTCCACGGCATGA
- the LOC119327433 gene encoding 60S ribosomal protein L22-like, whose product MVVALGPGRFYGGGLPRPRVFPGDRVDPPAPVTDALLCWARDAHWSMGGLGAKRLRLQGRIEGNLVKLRRTARRDAWVSAKSAKSKVRAAGHGPAPATLDDALGSDDDDSEDEAEVAAQEKAMRREVVDYDEDSESGESEGEGVPLVTIAAAAKRKRVRKLSDEFDRIAAAQLEGGAKKKPLRKKADAPAPAAEAPAKKSLKRKAVAPAAGAAARTSPKRKAAEAPAARRTSPRSKH is encoded by the coding sequence ATGGTGGTCGCGCTCGGCCCCGGCAGGTTCTACGGCGGCGGCCTCCCGCGCCCGCGCGTCTTCCCCGGCGACCGCGTCGACCCGCCGGCGCCCGTcaccgacgcgctcctctgctGGGCGCGCGACGCGCACTGGTCCATGGGCGGGCTCGGCGCCAAGCGCCTCCGCCTGCAGGGCCGCATCGAGGGCAACCTCGTCAAGCTCCGCCGCACCGCGCGCCGCGACGCTTGGGTCTCCGCCAAGTCCGCCAAGTCCAAGGTCCGCGCTGCGGGGCACGGGCCCGCCCCTGCCACCCTCGACGACGCGCTCGGCTCCGACGACGACGACTCCGAGGACGAGGCGGAGGTCGCGGCCCAGGAGAAGGCGATGCGGCGCGAGGTGGTGGATTACGACGAGGACTCCGAGTCCGGTGAGTCCGAGGGCGAGGGGGTGCCGCTCgtcaccatcgccgccgccgccaagaggAAGCGCGTCAGGAAGCTCTCCGACGAGTTCGACCGCATAGCCGCCGCGCAGCTGGAGGGCGGCGCGAAGAAGAAGCCGCTGAGGAAGAAGGCTGATGCTCCTGCTCCGGCCGCTGAGGCACCGGCGAAGAAGTCGCTGAAGAGGAAGGCGGTGGCGCCGGCGGCTGGGGCTGCGGCGAGGACCTCACCGAAGAGGAAGGCTGCTGAGGCGCCGGCGGCAAGGAGGACCTCGCCGAGGTCGAAGCACTGA